Genomic segment of Schistocerca piceifrons isolate TAMUIC-IGC-003096 chromosome 1, iqSchPice1.1, whole genome shotgun sequence:
TTGCAGCTTATTGTAACTGATACGAATTGCTCAGCTAAAGAGTTTATAACTAAACATGATACATTGTCCAAACCGTATaagaaatggaagaatgtgacaagTACCGAGGTAAGAGGTTTTATTGCTTGCTTACTAAATATGGGACTCAATAAAAGGCCTACAATGCTATCATACTGGATCACAAAACCGTCACAGGCATTTCCATTGTTTGGTAAAATGTTTTCTGCCCACAAATTTAGGCATCTGATGAAATTCTTTCATCTTGTGGATAGTGAGAAATGTCCAGCACCAGGCCATCCTCATTATGACCCATGTATCAGGTACCAGCCATTGGTACATCATGCTAATAATATATTTAGACATCATTACACACCTCATGAACAACTTAGTATTGATGAGAGTCTAGTTGGCACTAAATGTCACACTTCcctattacagtatttgcgaaacaAACACCACTACCAATGAGGAATCAAATTCTGGATGCTGTGTGACTCTATAACGCACTACTGTCTTGGATTTTATTCATACAGAGGTGCCAAAAGCCAAGAAGATAAGACTGAGATTGCAAGACATggcttaggttactgtgttgttcagaagttacTGCGTTTGGGCAGTTATTTGAACAAGGCATATCATATCTTTGTGGACAACTTTTTCATGTCAGTACCACTTGTAAAAAGTCTCTACAAACTATGTACATACATTACTGGCACTTTAAGAAAAAACAGGAAATATTTGCCAGAGCAATTTAGAAAGAAATTTGGAATTGGGGAAAGGATGTATTGTAAGTCAGGTCCGGTACTAGCATGTGTGTACGGAGAGAAAAAATCCCAGCATACCCCCGTTCTCTTATTGTCAAGTAAAGTTGGTGCTGGTGACATTGAAGTCCaagtccaaaataaaaataaaacagtaaaaaagcCAGAAATAATACACCAGTACAACCAGTATATGGGTGGAATAGACACATCCGACATGATGCTGTATGCGTATTTGGATGAGAGGCGAACTCTTCGTTACTGGAAGAAGGTAGCTTTTAACATAATGTTAAGAATGGTACTGAACTCTTACATATTATACAAAGAACATAATAAGGGAAGGAAATTTGTTTCCAGATATGTATATACTGTAATGATAATGGAAGCCTTGTCAGATGAATGGCTGCAAGAAAGAAATGCAATTGATGATCCTCGTGGTGCTCCGGGTATGAGAAAACTTCCAGAGAAGAAAGAGTCAAGATGCTGTGCGTGTACTAGTCAGGGAAGGAAAAGAGGGTCAAGAACTGTTGGTAATGGTTGTAATAAGGGGTTGCATGGTGAATGTTTTCCTAAACACAAATGCTAAGTCATATTGTAGACATGGAAATTCTGTAATGTTCtcttcaaataaataattattatctttctaaataataacacaaatttcaTATCCCTCATGTCACTTTACTCAGAAATGTGTGTAGATTCTATGGACTGTAGTTAACCTTCTTAAATTGAAGCACAGTGTTGTATATATGGAATCAAAGTCAAATTTATAatactttttcaaaaaaatattttatttggactgtcgCAATCAAATTCATTTGAAACATTATCATAATCTGTGTAAGCCATAATATTCTACATACTTTTATGGATATGtggtaattttttcatttttttaaagtgaaTACTGTGTGATATATGGCAATTTAAATAGAACGTAGCATAACAGTATAAATAAGCATGACATTTTTAGCACACACCACTCCAAATCGTATGCAGTCAtttaattcttgacagcagaaggtgtcatcccaaaggagatgcatcagagaatgaaagcagtttatg
This window contains:
- the LOC124777810 gene encoding uncharacterized protein LOC124777810 translates to MRPTPGHSRGLTDEEICELLECTSDTECFSESSNSSESDSDVLGDTVGESEDEMEDVQYTEVRAPETLQPLPHPFQEMPGPKHMPPVGSPVIEYFNLFFTTMLLQLIVTDTNCSAKEFITKHDTLSKPYKKWKNVTSTEVRGFIACLLNMGLNKRPTMLSYWITKPSQAFPLFGKMFSAHKFRHLMKFFHLVDSEKCPAPGHPHYDPCIRYQPLVHHANNIFRHHYTPHEQLSIDESLVGTKCHTSLLQYLRNKHHYQ
- the LOC124777896 gene encoding piggyBac transposable element-derived protein 4-like is translated as MLCDSITHYCLGFYSYRGAKSQEDKTEIARHGLGYCVVQKLLRLGSYLNKAYHIFVDNFFMSVPLVKSLYKLCTYITGTLRKNRKYLPEQFRKKFGIGERMYCKSGPVLACVYGEKKSQHTPVLLLSSKVGAGDIEVQVQNKNKTVKKPEIIHQYNQYMGGIDTSDMMLYAYLDERRTLRYWKKVAFNIMLRMVLNSYILYKEHNKGRKFVSRYVYTVMIMEALSDEWLQERNAIDDPRGAPGMRKLPEKKESRCCACTSQGRKRGSRTVGNGCNKGLHGECFPKHKC